In a genomic window of Roseiflexus castenholzii DSM 13941:
- a CDS encoding glycosyltransferase family 4 protein — protein sequence MSSMSPRPRTVAYTMSRFPKLTETFILIEMLELERQGVRIEIFPLIREKAPVQHADAQEMVERAHYCRLLSRPTLDAQVYWLMRRPVAYLRAWWRAVRGNLASPKFLSRALVVVPKAAYAARRMVDLEVDHLHAHYATHPALLAYVVNLLTGIPYSFTVHAHDLYVERSMLREKVAAARFVVAISEFNRRMLIDLYGSVAQERVVVVHSGIDPTLFRPRERRDSGAVFTIVCVGSLSGYKGQRYLIDACDLLRKRGMAFQCLLVGEGENRPLLEAQIERLGLERHVRLLGAQPRHRVSDILQQADVMVLPSVVMPNGKMEGIPVALMEALASEVPVVATAISGIPELVRDGETGLLVPQRHAAALADALARLYADRDLGRRLAATGRQLVLREFNLERSAERLRMLFERDRRSSEQGLTVQSVEAS from the coding sequence ATGAGTTCGATGTCACCGCGCCCGCGCACAGTTGCCTATACGATGTCGCGCTTCCCCAAGCTGACCGAGACGTTCATTCTCATCGAAATGCTCGAACTCGAACGTCAGGGAGTGCGGATCGAAATCTTTCCGCTTATTCGGGAAAAGGCGCCGGTGCAGCATGCCGATGCGCAGGAGATGGTCGAGCGGGCGCACTACTGTCGGTTGTTGTCGCGCCCGACGCTCGATGCGCAGGTCTACTGGCTGATGCGCCGTCCGGTCGCGTATCTGCGCGCCTGGTGGCGCGCGGTGCGCGGCAATCTGGCATCGCCCAAATTTCTGTCGCGCGCGCTGGTGGTCGTTCCGAAAGCGGCGTATGCAGCGCGCCGCATGGTCGATCTGGAGGTCGATCATCTCCACGCGCACTATGCGACGCATCCGGCGTTGCTCGCGTATGTGGTCAATCTGCTGACCGGTATTCCCTACAGTTTTACGGTGCATGCCCACGATCTCTACGTCGAGCGCTCCATGCTGCGGGAGAAGGTCGCCGCCGCCCGTTTTGTCGTGGCGATTTCGGAGTTCAATCGCCGAATGCTGATTGATCTGTACGGATCCGTCGCCCAAGAGCGCGTCGTGGTGGTGCATTCCGGGATCGATCCGACCCTCTTTCGCCCGCGCGAGCGGCGCGACTCCGGCGCGGTTTTTACCATCGTGTGCGTGGGCAGCCTGTCCGGCTACAAAGGGCAGCGCTATCTGATCGATGCCTGTGATTTGTTGCGCAAACGTGGGATGGCATTTCAGTGCCTGCTGGTTGGCGAGGGTGAGAATCGACCGCTTCTTGAAGCGCAGATTGAGCGCCTGGGTCTGGAGCGACACGTTCGGCTGCTCGGTGCGCAACCACGTCATCGGGTGAGCGACATTCTGCAACAGGCGGATGTGATGGTCTTGCCGAGTGTTGTGATGCCGAACGGCAAGATGGAAGGCATTCCCGTGGCGCTGATGGAGGCGCTGGCATCTGAGGTTCCTGTGGTGGCAACGGCGATCTCCGGCATTCCAGAACTGGTGCGCGATGGCGAAACCGGTCTGCTCGTGCCGCAACGTCATGCGGCGGCGCTGGCGGATGCTCTGGCGCGCCTGTACGCCGACCGGGACCTGGGGCGACGGCTGGCGGCAACCGGCAGGCAACTGGTGCTGCGCGAATTCAATCTCGAACGTAGTGCGGAGCGATTGCGCATGCTGTTCGAGCGCGACCGACGATCATCGGAGCAGGGTTTGACTGTGCAATCTGTTGAGGCGTCGTGA
- a CDS encoding sugar transferase, whose translation MATIVNRSRPAYTLDWIERYRPERQWLRGRAYRRAKRIMDLSLSLLASPMVLPLFLIIALAIKIESPGGPVIFTQNRTGKGGRRFKMYKFRTMVPNAEELKKQLAHLNELQWPDFKITNDPRITRVGKFLRKTSLDELPQIINVIRGEMSLVGPRPTSFDASTYQLWQTARLDVKPGLTGLWQVYGRASTEFDERLRLDIMYIEHRCLGLDLEILVRTVLAVFQGRGAH comes from the coding sequence ATGGCGACCATCGTTAATCGGAGCCGACCGGCATACACGCTCGATTGGATCGAGCGCTACCGTCCTGAACGTCAATGGTTGCGCGGTCGCGCCTATCGGCGCGCCAAGCGGATCATGGATCTGTCCCTGTCACTCCTGGCGTCGCCGATGGTGCTGCCATTGTTTCTGATCATCGCTCTGGCCATCAAAATCGAGTCGCCGGGTGGTCCGGTGATCTTCACACAAAATCGCACCGGCAAGGGCGGGCGGCGTTTCAAAATGTACAAGTTTCGCACCATGGTGCCGAATGCTGAGGAGTTGAAAAAACAACTGGCGCACCTGAACGAATTGCAGTGGCCCGATTTCAAGATCACAAACGATCCGCGCATTACGCGGGTTGGGAAGTTTTTGCGCAAGACCAGCCTTGATGAGTTGCCGCAGATTATTAATGTGATCCGTGGTGAGATGAGTCTGGTCGGTCCGCGCCCGACTTCATTCGACGCCAGCACCTATCAGCTCTGGCAGACAGCGCGCCTCGATGTGAAGCCGGGACTGACCGGTTTGTGGCAGGTGTATGGGCGCGCCAGCACGGAGTTCGATGAACGGTTGCGTCTTGACATCATGTATATCGAGCATCGTTGCCTGGGACTGGACCTGGAGATTCTGGTCCGAACCGTTCTGGCGGTGTTTCAGGGGCGCGGGGCGCATTGA
- a CDS encoding nucleotidyl cyclase domain-containing protein: MNSLRRRLVALLLWLIAGFNIERLDLGSINTLDLEPFTYVVIALVVFLPLFSVFRQRPPILTVALGWVVLGVGLALDPSPKVGGVHTYLTIVEFALVGGAAVLAQRVGAALEEFRHAVEIITLRDRNDRLRSLHEVQEDVQTQMSASRRLHRPLSVLIFEADARSLNMMMHRFVQELQRGMMQRYVLAVTARVLARHLRRTDLIIEDSKPGRLILVAPETSEEKARLLGDRLVHLVQDRLGISACYGVAAFPDHSLTFEDLVETAERHLRQNHQHTRDVRSPESLNAPEVSV; this comes from the coding sequence ATGAATAGTTTACGTCGCCGACTGGTTGCACTGCTTCTCTGGTTGATTGCGGGTTTCAATATTGAGCGCCTCGATTTGGGAAGCATCAATACGCTGGACCTTGAGCCGTTTACGTATGTTGTGATTGCGCTTGTGGTCTTTCTCCCGTTGTTCAGCGTCTTTCGGCAGCGTCCGCCAATTCTGACGGTTGCGCTGGGGTGGGTTGTGCTGGGAGTCGGGCTGGCGCTCGATCCGTCGCCGAAAGTTGGCGGTGTCCATACCTACCTGACCATTGTCGAGTTTGCGCTGGTTGGCGGCGCTGCGGTGCTGGCGCAGCGCGTCGGCGCTGCGCTGGAGGAGTTTCGCCATGCAGTCGAAATTATCACGCTGCGGGACCGGAATGATCGTCTGCGCTCGCTCCATGAAGTGCAGGAGGATGTCCAGACGCAAATGAGCGCCAGTCGTCGGTTGCACCGCCCGTTGAGTGTGCTCATTTTCGAGGCGGATGCGCGTTCGCTGAATATGATGATGCATCGTTTCGTGCAGGAATTGCAGCGGGGGATGATGCAGCGGTATGTACTGGCGGTGACGGCGCGCGTGCTTGCGCGCCATTTGCGCCGCACCGATCTGATTATTGAAGATAGCAAGCCGGGACGACTGATCCTGGTGGCGCCCGAAACCTCGGAAGAGAAAGCCAGGTTGCTGGGGGATCGACTCGTGCATCTGGTGCAGGATCGCCTGGGGATCAGCGCCTGTTATGGGGTGGCGGCGTTCCCGGATCATTCATTGACCTTTGAGGACCTGGTCGAGACGGCAGAACGCCATCTCCGCCAGAATCACCAGCACACCCGCGACGTTCGTTCGCCGGAGTCATTGAATGCGCCGGAGGTCAGCGTATAG
- a CDS encoding glycosyltransferase, translated as MSNQAPYVVMMHTQDRNAAAMRRLRGELSHRPDGSIIIPVNAQTDLERVWMVINDLLGYHGRHTFEIIVMVNNYPPDDPPSLAAFHAVGVGVVSQPDVRLPGIRVAVTARVHGARAATAPLTIHIDADCRVPDPTALLDWYVDQFAAGARAAYTPVHFCDLHDDAATQARVAIHHLTRWFKRQVMGIPTIRGSNFAIDRDLFIELFDAGYLPADFSIGPVLRARRTPVVYSGAPRLAVLTSGRYFERGWGELARYLIYRLRYNLQMLRVRAGMSNPDDRQANTDRPYHIYRARNADTHDQTMKERRVP; from the coding sequence ATGAGCAATCAAGCACCTTACGTTGTGATGATGCACACGCAGGATAGAAATGCTGCCGCAATGCGCCGGTTACGGGGCGAACTCTCACATCGACCTGATGGCTCGATCATTATCCCAGTCAATGCCCAGACGGATCTAGAGCGGGTCTGGATGGTCATCAATGATCTTCTCGGCTATCACGGTCGGCACACGTTTGAAATCATCGTCATGGTGAATAATTATCCGCCTGACGATCCGCCCTCTCTCGCTGCGTTTCACGCTGTAGGGGTTGGTGTTGTCAGTCAGCCGGATGTGCGTTTGCCGGGCATTCGTGTGGCAGTGACGGCGCGCGTCCATGGCGCGCGCGCCGCCACTGCGCCGCTCACCATTCACATCGACGCCGATTGTCGTGTGCCCGATCCAACGGCACTGCTGGATTGGTATGTGGATCAGTTTGCGGCCGGCGCGCGCGCGGCGTATACGCCGGTCCATTTTTGTGATCTGCACGATGATGCTGCGACACAGGCGCGGGTTGCCATTCATCATCTGACGCGCTGGTTCAAGCGCCAGGTGATGGGCATCCCCACGATCCGCGGCAGCAATTTCGCCATTGATCGCGATCTGTTTATTGAGTTGTTCGATGCCGGCTACCTGCCGGCTGATTTCAGCATTGGTCCGGTGTTGCGCGCCCGGCGAACGCCTGTCGTCTATAGCGGCGCGCCACGTCTGGCGGTGTTGACATCGGGGCGCTACTTCGAGCGCGGATGGGGGGAACTGGCGCGTTATCTGATCTATCGGCTGCGCTACAACCTTCAGATGCTACGGGTGCGCGCCGGTATGTCCAATCCTGATGATCGCCAGGCAAACACGGATCGCCCGTATCACATCTATCGCGCCCGAAATGCCGATACGCATGATCAGACTATGAAAGAGAGACGCGTGCCATGA
- a CDS encoding SIS domain-containing protein, which produces MTPSILLQEIAEQPAALRRLIDAESRHIISLAHTLNARGHQYVVIAARGSSDNAARYAQYLMGATLGLPVALATPSLHTRYGAHLRFDGALVIGISQSGASPDICTVIDDARRAGAPTVAITNNPESPLAEAAEFTIPLHAGVERSIAATKTYTTQLAALALLTLSMANDHAGLATLATIPDAMEAALTLDSWMHGIAGDMAGATAAVTIGRGYHYATAWEIALKLKELTYIAAEPYSAADFQHGPIALVREDFPVILIATRGAVADDLTTLTIRLHDLGAHLTAISDVSAILETANRPARLPISVEERFAPITTIIAGQLLVFHLARARGLDPDNPRGLRKVTETR; this is translated from the coding sequence ATGACGCCTTCCATTCTCCTCCAGGAGATCGCTGAGCAACCCGCAGCGCTCCGCCGACTTATCGATGCTGAGTCCAGACACATCATCAGTCTGGCGCACACCCTGAACGCGCGTGGACATCAGTACGTCGTTATCGCAGCGCGGGGATCATCGGACAACGCGGCGCGCTATGCGCAATACCTGATGGGCGCGACGCTGGGTCTGCCGGTTGCGCTGGCAACGCCTTCGCTCCACACGCGCTACGGCGCGCATCTGCGTTTCGACGGCGCGCTGGTCATCGGCATCTCGCAGTCGGGGGCATCGCCCGACATCTGCACCGTGATCGACGACGCGCGCCGGGCAGGGGCGCCAACTGTGGCTATCACAAACAACCCGGAGTCGCCATTGGCGGAAGCAGCGGAGTTTACGATTCCGTTACACGCAGGCGTTGAGCGCAGTATTGCCGCCACTAAGACGTATACGACCCAACTGGCGGCGCTCGCACTGCTAACTCTCAGCATGGCAAACGATCACGCCGGACTTGCGACGCTGGCAACGATCCCTGACGCGATGGAAGCGGCGCTCACGCTCGATTCCTGGATGCACGGCATTGCGGGAGACATGGCAGGCGCAACTGCTGCCGTCACCATCGGGCGCGGCTACCACTATGCAACCGCATGGGAAATTGCGCTCAAGTTGAAAGAACTGACGTATATCGCGGCTGAACCGTATTCGGCGGCAGATTTTCAGCACGGACCGATTGCCCTGGTGCGCGAAGATTTTCCGGTCATCCTCATTGCGACCCGTGGCGCCGTCGCCGATGATCTCACGACCCTCACGATCCGTCTGCACGACCTTGGCGCCCATCTGACAGCCATCAGCGATGTGTCTGCCATCCTGGAGACGGCCAACCGACCGGCGCGGTTGCCGATAAGCGTCGAGGAGCGCTTCGCGCCGATAACGACAATTATTGCGGGACAATTACTGGTTTTTCATCTCGCTCGCGCACGTGGTCTCGACCCGGATAACCCGCGTGGATTGCGCAAGGTAACAGAAACCAGGTAA
- a CDS encoding plastocyanin/azurin family copper-binding protein has protein sequence MKMHKSLWVLMVAVVSAFALAACGGGGGGGGGGGGASTTIEIASDGENLAYDKKEFTVPTGQTITVTFKNTSTAQQHNIVIVKGGEDVAAKVDEEAINAGPPDFLPADRTNIIAATKMLGPGGSETITFTAPAPGTYVFLCTYPAHYAGGMKGVMTVAP, from the coding sequence ATGAAGATGCACAAGTCCTTGTGGGTGCTGATGGTTGCCGTCGTTTCTGCATTTGCGCTGGCTGCGTGCGGCGGCGGCGGTGGCGGTGGTGGCGGTGGCGGCGGCGCGAGCACAACGATCGAGATCGCGTCCGATGGCGAGAACCTGGCATACGATAAGAAAGAGTTCACGGTACCCACCGGTCAGACGATCACCGTGACGTTTAAGAATACGTCAACGGCGCAGCAACACAATATCGTGATTGTCAAAGGTGGTGAGGATGTCGCCGCGAAAGTCGATGAAGAGGCGATTAACGCCGGTCCTCCCGATTTCCTGCCAGCCGATCGGACGAACATCATCGCCGCTACGAAGATGCTCGGTCCTGGCGGCAGTGAGACGATTACCTTCACAGCGCCCGCTCCCGGGACGTATGTGTTCCTCTGCACTTACCCGGCGCACTATGCTGGCGGTATGAAAGGCGTGATGACGGTCGCGCCGTGA
- a CDS encoding PH domain-containing protein encodes METSFSAAELDPYAERVTSGVATLGGVLMLPTLFLYLSGLLVAGIALTGAVVTVAVALALAAWLTLNYAIQPVAYVAAKDALIVRRRWARALRVPFKQIAGVSPAGALADVPRFGLRRSFNAGVFGYHGLFHLDPYGRVFFAATHRERLVAVARYDAPSLIISPARPREFVDALREALLQYASADRETHPAPTQ; translated from the coding sequence ATGGAAACATCATTCAGTGCAGCTGAACTCGACCCATACGCCGAGCGCGTCACCAGCGGCGTTGCAACGCTTGGAGGCGTTCTGATGCTGCCAACACTGTTTCTCTATCTCAGCGGCTTGCTGGTGGCAGGCATTGCGCTGACCGGCGCTGTCGTTACGGTTGCCGTCGCGCTGGCGTTGGCGGCGTGGCTGACGCTGAACTATGCCATACAACCGGTCGCTTATGTGGCGGCAAAGGATGCGTTGATCGTTCGACGGCGTTGGGCGCGCGCGTTACGCGTTCCTTTCAAACAGATCGCTGGCGTCTCACCGGCGGGCGCACTGGCGGATGTGCCACGCTTTGGTCTGCGTCGTTCGTTCAATGCCGGTGTGTTTGGGTATCACGGTCTCTTTCATCTCGATCCATACGGGCGCGTGTTTTTCGCCGCGACGCATCGAGAACGGTTGGTAGCCGTAGCGCGGTATGATGCGCCGTCGCTCATTATCAGTCCGGCGCGTCCGCGTGAGTTTGTCGATGCGCTGCGTGAAGCGTTGCTTCAGTATGCGTCGGCGGATCGGGAAACTCACCCTGCGCCGACGCAGTAG
- a CDS encoding ATP-binding protein — MSSEHVAPAPNQTIQISALIRRLYQPTAIASAITLTLTSIAIAMFQQWSLSTLAIGVGLAILLLLCDRFPVRVQDRWRLTPAPVVLVAGAMMTAWSPALIATLVGSLLSTRRPWQRTVRIIAIRTLIVSGVALMAWVVPATPPLVPSLALALLVGAGYLLEALFDTAEMHWSTRLRHSIVALPWYVPVMALHGALFGAFWPAAPEALPFTLALLGCVQFLARNQARQGHINAELTDLREQLSTRTERLERLQALATAMLATLDDRRQLQLLCERLAALLDAEAGWVALDDNDALRVLAVHRLTLERPDLPLTDQQWYREIMQRGQITMIAGEHILRLAPPITSDDPMRWSTLLALPLRTDHGALGVICLAFDHLRGLNSDDQRILTSFTRQAAVAIENTRLFTELRQKQAELIQSSKLAAVGTFAAGIGHEFNNLLGGMLGYAELGRSTGDIAEKDHALDVIRQACQRGRVITSGLLTFARRSEHRREVHHLADIIAETLTLVEVDLRKLNITLARHIEPTPSILCDGGQIAQVLLNLVTNARDAIGQNGGTITVSLRQCDEWVELSVLDTGGGIPEHVRDRIFEPFVTTKGALGASSTPGTGLGLSVSYGIIKDHGGDIQFETETGVGTNMIVRLPIHPPSSQ, encoded by the coding sequence ATGTCATCCGAACACGTGGCGCCTGCGCCCAATCAAACCATTCAGATCTCAGCACTGATCCGTCGGCTCTACCAGCCAACCGCTATTGCTTCTGCCATCACCCTCACGCTCACCAGTATTGCCATCGCTATGTTCCAGCAATGGTCTCTCTCCACGCTTGCCATCGGCGTCGGACTGGCGATCCTGCTTCTGCTCTGTGATCGTTTTCCTGTGCGCGTGCAGGACAGATGGCGACTCACGCCAGCGCCTGTTGTGCTCGTGGCAGGAGCAATGATGACCGCCTGGTCTCCCGCGCTGATCGCAACGCTGGTCGGCAGCCTGCTCTCAACGCGACGACCCTGGCAGCGCACGGTTCGCATCATTGCTATTCGCACATTAATCGTCAGCGGAGTCGCGCTTATGGCATGGGTTGTGCCGGCGACGCCACCACTCGTTCCATCACTGGCGCTGGCATTGTTGGTGGGCGCTGGTTACCTGCTCGAAGCGCTCTTCGACACGGCAGAGATGCATTGGTCGACGCGCCTGCGCCACAGCATCGTCGCACTGCCATGGTACGTCCCCGTGATGGCGCTTCACGGCGCGCTATTCGGCGCTTTCTGGCCCGCCGCGCCCGAGGCGCTGCCGTTTACACTGGCGCTGCTTGGGTGCGTGCAGTTTCTGGCGCGCAATCAGGCGCGCCAGGGTCATATCAATGCCGAATTGACCGATCTGCGCGAGCAGCTCAGCACACGCACTGAACGTCTCGAGCGCCTCCAGGCGCTGGCAACTGCTATGCTGGCAACCCTCGATGACCGGCGTCAACTTCAACTCCTCTGTGAACGCCTTGCCGCCCTGCTCGACGCCGAGGCCGGTTGGGTCGCCCTCGACGACAATGATGCTTTGCGCGTGCTGGCGGTGCATCGGCTGACGCTCGAACGTCCCGATCTGCCGCTGACGGACCAGCAATGGTATCGTGAGATCATGCAGCGCGGACAGATCACCATGATTGCCGGGGAACATATCCTGCGCCTGGCGCCACCGATCACATCCGATGATCCCATGCGTTGGTCGACGCTGCTGGCGCTCCCGCTCCGAACCGACCACGGCGCGCTTGGTGTGATCTGCCTGGCATTCGACCACTTGCGTGGTCTTAATAGCGATGATCAACGCATTCTGACGTCGTTCACCCGCCAGGCGGCTGTGGCGATTGAGAATACTCGCCTATTCACCGAGCTTCGCCAGAAGCAGGCGGAACTGATCCAGTCCTCGAAACTGGCAGCAGTTGGCACCTTTGCGGCAGGCATCGGACACGAATTCAACAATCTGCTTGGCGGCATGCTTGGCTATGCCGAACTGGGGCGCAGCACCGGCGATATTGCTGAAAAAGACCACGCACTCGATGTCATCCGGCAGGCATGCCAGCGCGGACGGGTTATCACGAGCGGCTTGCTGACCTTCGCGCGGCGCAGTGAGCATCGCCGCGAGGTGCACCATCTTGCCGACATCATTGCCGAAACTCTGACGCTTGTCGAGGTCGATCTGCGGAAACTCAATATTACGCTGGCGCGCCATATCGAACCTACACCATCGATTCTCTGCGATGGCGGACAGATTGCCCAGGTTCTGCTGAACCTTGTGACGAACGCGCGCGATGCCATTGGGCAGAATGGTGGAACGATCACCGTCTCGCTCCGGCAGTGCGACGAATGGGTCGAACTCAGTGTTCTCGACACCGGTGGAGGCATTCCCGAGCATGTGCGTGACCGCATCTTCGAACCGTTCGTCACGACGAAAGGCGCGCTCGGCGCCAGCAGCACTCCTGGGACCGGATTGGGGCTGTCGGTATCCTATGGCATCATTAAGGATCATGGAGGGGATATTCAGTTTGAAACCGAGACCGGCGTTGGCACGAACATGATTGTGCGTTTGCCGATCCATCCGCCATCGTCGCAGTGA
- a CDS encoding right-handed parallel beta-helix repeat-containing protein, with the protein MDPANQPPDKSPAPMLPFRISRDTIILLAALLFLAFAILLAVLFPPSGSELARARTPAPTLVQMTVAVVEPVSTSTPAPTMLPTVAALPPTDTPPYPPPQNIAPGLAAPSPTLDLPLPTAAPDVAGAAPTPALAQAPTLEPTLAPPPVVQPTPEQPTAVQPTPEPSPVVVQPTQPPAPRPTRPPPTATPIPIDIIRSTTYWTIAQSPIILRRDTVVAAGAGLIIEPGVEVRIPPGVTLYVDGRLYALGQADRPVRFSGAALPRWEGIVGQPGSDIVLEHVDVRGGGAGGTVISSERGSLTIRSSRITDNGGHVRIAGGRFELRDSEIAGNDMPYGAAVEIIYESGGSVTLVGNRIGGNRMAFGAPNVRIDSRSPNDTVTLDIQGNLLVGQDGPNLALETNGPLQGIVQCNGFIGGSNGLSVLSTLPQAPGLPLLTIRNNAIEKHTPPIIPIYLERGIGRGATSDVLIDMRSNWWGAAEGPYEPDRHADGRGDAPGDLVQFDPWLTERPACAPAQ; encoded by the coding sequence GTGGATCCCGCCAACCAGCCACCCGATAAGTCGCCAGCGCCGATGCTGCCGTTTCGTATCTCGCGCGATACTATCATCCTGCTGGCGGCGCTTCTCTTTCTGGCGTTCGCCATTCTGCTGGCGGTGCTGTTTCCGCCGTCGGGAAGCGAATTGGCGCGCGCCCGGACGCCTGCACCCACCCTGGTGCAAATGACCGTCGCCGTGGTGGAACCGGTTTCCACCTCAACCCCGGCGCCCACCATGTTGCCGACCGTCGCGGCGCTGCCGCCAACCGATACGCCGCCGTATCCGCCGCCGCAGAATATCGCACCGGGTCTCGCAGCGCCATCGCCAACACTCGATCTTCCGCTGCCAACCGCAGCCCCCGACGTCGCCGGAGCCGCACCGACGCCGGCGCTTGCCCAGGCGCCAACCCTGGAACCAACGCTTGCCCCTCCTCCTGTGGTGCAACCAACGCCGGAGCAGCCGACTGCCGTCCAACCAACACCGGAACCGTCGCCCGTCGTTGTTCAGCCAACGCAGCCGCCAGCGCCCCGCCCCACGCGCCCTCCACCGACGGCGACGCCAATCCCGATCGATATCATCCGCAGCACCACCTATTGGACAATCGCCCAAAGCCCGATCATTCTACGACGCGACACGGTGGTTGCAGCCGGCGCCGGGTTGATTATCGAGCCGGGGGTTGAGGTGCGCATTCCTCCTGGAGTCACCCTCTATGTTGATGGTCGCCTGTACGCCCTTGGGCAGGCGGATCGACCGGTGCGCTTCAGCGGCGCCGCTCTGCCGCGCTGGGAAGGAATCGTCGGGCAACCTGGCAGCGACATCGTGCTGGAACACGTCGACGTGCGCGGCGGCGGCGCGGGCGGGACGGTCATTTCGTCAGAGCGGGGATCATTGACGATCCGTTCGAGCCGTATCACCGACAACGGCGGTCATGTGCGCATCGCCGGCGGTCGCTTCGAACTGCGCGACAGTGAGATCGCGGGAAATGACATGCCATATGGCGCAGCAGTTGAGATCATTTACGAAAGCGGCGGTAGCGTCACGCTGGTAGGGAACCGTATCGGCGGCAATCGAATGGCATTTGGCGCCCCCAACGTCCGCATTGACAGCCGCAGCCCCAACGATACCGTGACGCTCGATATTCAGGGCAATCTCCTCGTTGGTCAGGACGGACCAAATCTCGCGCTGGAGACGAATGGACCATTGCAGGGCATCGTGCAGTGCAACGGGTTCATTGGCGGCTCGAATGGTCTGAGTGTCCTCAGCACCCTGCCGCAGGCGCCTGGTCTCCCATTGTTGACCATTCGGAACAACGCGATTGAGAAACACACGCCGCCGATCATTCCGATCTACCTGGAGCGCGGCATTGGGCGTGGCGCCACCAGCGACGTGCTCATCGACATGCGTTCCAACTGGTGGGGGGCTGCCGAAGGACCGTATGAACCGGATCGCCATGCCGACGGTCGCGGTGATGCGCCGGGCGATCTGGTGCAGTTTGACCCCTGGCTTACCGAACGACCCGCCTGCGCTCCCGCACAATGA
- a CDS encoding serine hydrolase domain-containing protein, which translates to MPVSAIDTIVADAIAQRIFPGAVVRVARDTIVLHNAAYGATTYDAPERIPVTPTTIYDIASLTKMFTATAALRLYEECLIDLEAPVGAYLPAFRAHNVTIRHLLTHTSGLDLRLSTLCRSGRDALLATVYHTLPAHPPGSRVAYTNINSLLLGEIVATVSGQPLDRAIDALICQPLGLRHTMFCPDSALLARIAPTEFDDAWRGRLVHGTVHDESAYALGGVAGHAGLFSTADDLWRFCRAWLPPTPDCAGGSFLQPETIALATTNHTSGLTLACGLGWMLDRPNFMGPAPSGSYGHTGFTGPALVIIPQHRVIIIVLSNRVHPRRSAPRHHAVTAAIVAATLDSITVRHRETLHTLA; encoded by the coding sequence GTGCCTGTTTCAGCGATTGACACCATTGTTGCCGATGCCATCGCACAGCGCATTTTCCCCGGCGCCGTCGTCCGTGTTGCGCGCGACACCATTGTGCTCCACAACGCAGCATATGGCGCGACGACCTACGATGCGCCTGAGCGCATACCGGTCACGCCGACGACCATATACGACATTGCGTCGCTGACCAAGATGTTTACAGCGACAGCGGCGCTGCGCCTGTACGAGGAATGCCTGATTGACCTGGAAGCGCCGGTCGGTGCGTATCTTCCAGCGTTTCGCGCGCATAACGTGACGATACGCCACCTGCTGACACACACCTCCGGGCTTGACCTGCGCCTTTCGACCCTCTGCCGCAGTGGACGCGATGCGCTGCTTGCAACGGTTTACCACACCTTGCCAGCGCATCCGCCCGGCAGCCGCGTCGCCTATACCAACATTAATTCATTGTTACTTGGTGAGATCGTTGCTACGGTATCCGGGCAACCACTCGACCGCGCCATTGATGCCCTGATCTGCCAGCCACTGGGACTGCGCCACACGATGTTTTGCCCTGATTCGGCATTGCTGGCACGGATTGCACCAACTGAATTCGATGATGCGTGGCGTGGTCGCCTGGTCCACGGAACAGTCCACGATGAAAGCGCGTATGCGCTGGGTGGGGTCGCCGGGCATGCCGGTCTTTTCAGCACTGCCGACGATCTCTGGAGATTCTGCCGCGCCTGGCTGCCTCCAACCCCCGACTGCGCTGGCGGATCGTTTTTGCAGCCAGAGACAATTGCACTGGCAACGACGAATCACACATCAGGGTTGACGCTGGCGTGCGGACTGGGATGGATGCTCGACCGACCGAACTTCATGGGTCCTGCACCATCGGGAAGTTACGGTCACACCGGCTTTACCGGACCGGCGCTGGTAATCATCCCACAACACCGCGTGATCATTATCGTTCTGAGCAATCGCGTGCATCCCCGGCGCAGCGCGCCGCGCCATCACGCCGTCACTGCCGCAATCGTAGCCGCAACGCTTGATAGTATCACCGTCAGACATAGAGAAACGCTCCACACCCTCGCTTGA